The sequence below is a genomic window from Halanaerobiales bacterium.
CACCGGTATTAACAAGAGCTGAAACCGGATCAGAAAGACCACCTGCAAAGCCAAGACGTTTACTACTAACCATAAATAAATCAGCAGCTTTACCTTCTTCAATACTTCCTATTTCTGGTTGGTTTAACAGCTTACTACCTCCATTTGTCGCCATTCCCAGTACATCTTCAGCACTTATTGCCTTAATCCCAGAAGTTAAACGATGCATTAAAAAGGCAGCTTTCATTTCTAAAATCATATTGGAAGAATCATTACTTGCACTTCCATCTACACCTAAAGCCACCGGTACATCATTTTCTAACATATAAGGCACATTGGCAGCACCAGAGGCAAGTTTTTGATTGGAAACAGGGCAGTGAGCAACAGCAGTCTGAGTTTCTGCCATTCTATCCAGTTCAGCTTCATTTAAATGAACTCCATGAGCATACCAGACATCATCACCTATCCAACCCAGCTTTTCCATGTATTCTAAAGGTCTTAAACCAAAATTATCGATTGTAAATTGCTCTTCATCTTTTGTTTCAGCAACATGAGTATGACTCTGTACTCCATATTTTCTGGCAAGTTTTATGGATTCTTTCATATGCTCTTCAGTTACTGAAAATGGTGAACAGGGAGATAGAGATACTCTCTGCATGGCAAATGGAGAGTTATTATGATATTTTTTTATAACTCTCTCAGAATCTTTAAGTATTTTATCAGATTTTTGTACAACCTCATCAGGAGGTAAGCCTCCATCTTTTTCACTTAAAGACATACTTCCTCTTGTCCCATGAAATCTAATTCCAATTTCAGAAGTTGCTTCAAATTCTCTATCAATAAGATCATCAGGTTGTTCATCAGGAAAAACATAAAAGTGATCAGTGGTTGTTGTACAACCTGTTTTTAATAATTCAGCAGAAGCAAGTAAGGCACTATAATATACTGCTTCTTCAGTGAGATTGGCCCAGATTGGGTAAAGAGTCTTAAGCCAATCAAATAATTCTACATTCTGGACTTCAGCGATATTGCGAGTAAGAGTTTGATAGAAATGGTGATGAGTATTGATAAGCCCTGGGTAGAGAAAATATTCATCACCTCTTATAACTTCATCTAATTCTTTTATATTTTCCTTATTAATATTTTTATCTATTTTAGCAATTTTATTATCTTTAATAAGAAGATCATGATTTTTCAATCTTCTTTTTTTATCATCCATGGTAATAATTTCTTTTATATTTTTTATTAAAATAGAAGACATTTAATCAGCTCCTTTTTCCTCTTTATTCGGAGTTACAGCCTCGACAGCTTCTATTATTTGCTCATATCCTGTACATCTACATAAATTACCTTCTATAGCAGTTTTAATATCTTCACGATCAGGATCTGGATTTTCATTTAAAAGAGATTTTGCTGACATTAACATTCCTGGAGTACAAAAGCCACACTGTACAGCCTGATGATCAATAAAAGACTGTTGTAAAGGATCTAATTCACCATCTTTTTCTAAACCTTCTACAGTCATTACTTCACTTCCGTCAACCTGAGCAGTTAAAATCATACAGGAATGAACTGCTTTTCCATCAAGTAAAACTGTACAGGCTCCACATTCTCCTACACTACAACCTTCTTTTACTCCAGTTAGTCGTAATTGTTCTCTTAGAGTATCAAGGAGTCGTTCATCTGGAGCTACTTCTAATTCATAATTTTTTTCATTTACTGTAAGATTAACTGTAATATTTTTAACCATTAGCCTTTACCTCCTTTATAATACCTGTTAATGATTTTTTGAGCAAACTTCCTATAGCAGGTTTCTTATAAGGAGTTGACCAGCGCTCACCGGTAATTGACACCATCTCTTCTCCAATTTTTTCTCCTAAATTTTCATAATTAATATCATTTATAATTGCTCCTTCTAATTCTTTTTCAATTTCAGAAAAAGCCTGAGGAGATGGAGTTGCAGAACCTGGAACTATCCTTATATCTTCGAATTTATTTTCTTTATTAACTTTGCTAACAATTGCCATATT
It includes:
- a CDS encoding 8-oxoguanine deaminase, yielding MSSILIKNIKEIITMDDKKRRLKNHDLLIKDNKIAKIDKNINKENIKELDEVIRGDEYFLYPGLINTHHHFYQTLTRNIAEVQNVELFDWLKTLYPIWANLTEEAVYYSALLASAELLKTGCTTTTDHFYVFPDEQPDDLIDREFEATSEIGIRFHGTRGSMSLSEKDGGLPPDEVVQKSDKILKDSERVIKKYHNNSPFAMQRVSLSPCSPFSVTEEHMKESIKLARKYGVQSHTHVAETKDEEQFTIDNFGLRPLEYMEKLGWIGDDVWYAHGVHLNEAELDRMAETQTAVAHCPVSNQKLASGAANVPYMLENDVPVALGVDGSASNDSSNMILEMKAAFLMHRLTSGIKAISAEDVLGMATNGGSKLLNQPEIGSIEEGKAADLFMVSSKRLGFAGGLSDPVSALVNTGDTQIVDYTIVNGKIVVRNGKLTTYDERKIVENANRISKKMING
- a CDS encoding (2Fe-2S)-binding protein, yielding MVKNITVNLTVNEKNYELEVAPDERLLDTLREQLRLTGVKEGCSVGECGACTVLLDGKAVHSCMILTAQVDGSEVMTVEGLEKDGELDPLQQSFIDHQAVQCGFCTPGMLMSAKSLLNENPDPDREDIKTAIEGNLCRCTGYEQIIEAVEAVTPNKEEKGAD